From one Phycodurus eques isolate BA_2022a chromosome 19, UOR_Pequ_1.1, whole genome shotgun sequence genomic stretch:
- the LOC133417618 gene encoding SRC kinase signaling inhibitor 1-like isoform X5, producing MISASDAEFPRDYRPLGGGGASTSPSPSPDRRRKSAAAGSPEAPNGARRADVVFADEMRGSTGGSSLGGAARGRQQQANYWSFKSRTPRPSPTRNGRVSFSSRERPGVTADRDVPGGFSRADRLRRSLPLARSSANPAKLHTPGVLFLQLGEETRRVHLTHELGSLDTLRALIVHMFPQRLTMATLRSPSTALLIKDESRNVFYELEDPRDVGDRCVVKIYCKEPAVCGTYPGHRDSRLLANGDLRREMVYAPQDSPPGQRLGAPATPPPHSSSPPQGSPSRTRFLFGGGGVRPSSYAGAATRRRAASPAFAASSGAILERRDVKPDEEAGGARGVMLLRADERGGGGVYADPYSLSLDARVGLAGAPRSPLPGRADPYGSLYRRGPGGAAVCSLMEGGGLYRAGGALYDDTYAASVLAVGLRVPPLSSPQNIPDTRDAYAGTLPSRGSPARGERRRDSLVSSAGGDSPRSRGLTSEQLCLMAAVAGGDGDGVRGEETETRERMEVMEKQIASLTGLLQRVLSRAPEDHSPDKTESASDGSGTDPGRPKKKKAVSPSGPLALMPPPSDAGRPPNVSRAQMQRHLLGLQQSTKVLRTQLSQLRNMQLSNQDCVVALLRRTEAELSVLMLDAARTHEDPLQRQRLLVEEERRKYLTQEETLAHKLQDLERWVENLQESSNVQPRSPVSQGDLRQKTQELKTLADTLDCLKSQFPGLQSKMRVVLRVEVEAVKFLKEEPHRLDALLRRCNSIRDSLSSLRRRASEKEQEDAPGQSQTSFPLSLTGNRTPGRAGEQDETPSVSFRSRVGSEKSLNAQAHVSADVTLAAERDWEEKRASLTQFSAQDINRLLEATQAELLKALPDLDFAAKTAAKPAVPPKPLVGVAGGPTAGKVQLAAQKLNSVEGAASQRGSADVGVARCRAEKASKSPPPPPPPRRTFPSALAAAVNNKSTELSAPRRQMEDVQPPEAPVKLRRRTPYDAPRPASTPPTAASSGLRDDDDGGIEKETVGGSPASVRGPTVAARLKHLEQGGRKSKEEVKAFPGSQQQVFHF from the exons ATGATCTCCGCCAGCGATGCCGAGTTCCCCCGGGACTACCGCCCGCTGGGCGGCGGCGGGGCGTCGAcgtcgccgtcgccgtcgccgGACCGGCGGCGCAAGTCGGCGGCGGCCGGCAGCCCGGAGGCCCCGAACGGCGCCCGCCGGGCCGACGTGGTCTTCGCCGACGAGATGCGCGGCAGTACCGGGGGCTCGTCGCTTGGGGGCGCCGCTCGAGGACGACAG CAACAAGCTAACTACTGGAGCTTCAAG AGTCGGACGCCGCGCCCCAGCCCGACGCGGAACGGCCGAGTTTCCTTCTCGTCTCGCGAGCGTCCGGGCGTCACGGCGGACCGCGACGTCCCCGGCGGCTTCAGCCGCGCCGACCGACTGCGCCGGAGTCTCCCGCTCGCCCGATCCTCCGCCAACCCGGCCAAGCTGCACACGCCAG GCGTGCTCTTCCTGCAGCTGGGCGAGGAGACTCGCCGCGTGCACCTGACTCACGAGCTGGGCAGCCTGGACACCTTGCGGGCGCTCATCGTGCACATGTTCCCGCAGAGGCTCACCATGGCGACCCTCAG GTCTCCCAGCACGGCGCTGCTGATCAAAGACGAGAGCCGCAACGTCTTCTACGAGCTGGAGGACCCGCGCGACGTTGGCGACCGCTGCGTGGTCAAAATCTACTGCAAGGAGCCCGCCGTCTGCGGGACGTACCCGGGACACCGCGACTCGCGCCTGCTGGCCAACGGCGACCTCAGG CGCGAGATGGTGTACGCCCCCCAGGACTCACCCCCCGGCCAGCGCCTGGGCGCGCCGGCCACGCCCCCGCCGCATTCGTCCTCGCCGCCTCAAGGCTCGCCGTCGAGAACGCGCTTCCTCTTCGGCGGGGGCGGCGTCCGTCCCTCCTCGTACGCCGGCGCGGCGACGCGGCGGCGCGCCGCGTCGCCGGCCTTCGCCGCCTCCTCCGGCGCCATCTTGGAACGTCGCGACGTGAAGCCGGACGAGGAGGCGGGCGGCGCCCGCGGCGTGATGCTGCTGCGGGCCGACGAGCGTGGGGGGGGCGGCGTCTACGCCGACCCCTACTCTCTGAGCCTGGACGCCCGCGTGGGGCTCGCCGGGGCGCCGCGCTCGCCGCTCCCCGGGCGCGCCGACCCGTACGGCTCGTTGTACCGGCGTGGACCGGGCGGGGCGGCGGTGTGTTCCCTGATGGAGGGCGGCGGCCTCTACCGAGCGGGCGGCGCCCTTTACGACGACACCTACGCGGCGTCCGTGTTGGCCGTGGGTCTGCGCGTGCCGCCGCTTTCCTCGCCACAGAATATTCCCGACACGCGCGACGCCTACGCCGGCACGCTGCCGTCCCGCGGCTCACCCGCCAGAGGGGAGCGACGCCGCGACTCGCTCGTGTCGTCCGCAGGCGGCGACAGCCCGAGAAGTCGCGGGCTGACCTCGGAGCAGCTGTGCCTGATGGCGGCGGTGGCAGGAGGGGACGGCGACGGGGTCAGAGGAGAGGAGACAGAAACCAG GGAGCGCATGGAGGTGATGGAGAAGCAGATCGCCAGCCTGACCGGCCTCCTGCAGCGAGTTCTCAGCAGAGCGCCTGAAGACCACAGCCC GGACAAAACGGAGTCAGCCAGCGATGGCTCGGGGACCGACC CTGGacgtcctaaaaaaaaaaaag CCGTGTCGCCGTCGGGCCCCCTGGCGCTGATGCCGCCGCCCTCTGACGCCGGCCGGCCGCCGAACGTGTCCCGCGCGCAGATGCAGCGCCACCTGCTGGGCCTGCAGCAGAGCACCAAGGTGCTGCGTACGCAACTGTCGCAGCTGCGCAACATGCAG CTGTCCAATCAGGATTGCGTGGTGGCGCTGCTGAGGCGGACGGAGGCGGAGCTGAGCGTGCTGATGCTGGACGCTGCGCGCACTCATGAGGATCCTCTGCAGAGACAGCGCCTCCTGGTGGAGGAGGAGCGCCGCAAGTATCTCACCCAGGAGGAGACGCTCGCGCACAAGCTGCA AGACCTGGAGCGCTGGGTAGAGAATCTGCAGGAGTCGTCGAACGTGCAGCCGAGATCGCCGGTGAGCCAGGGGGACCTGCGGCAGAAGACGCAAGAACTCAAAACGCTGGCGGACACGCTGGACTGCCTCAAGA GCCAGTTCCCGGGCCTGCAGAGCAAGATGCGCGTGGTGTTGCGCGTGGAGGTGGAGGCGGTCAAGTTCCTGAAGGAGGAGCCTCACCGTCTGGACGCGCTGCTGCGACGCTGCAACAGCATCCGAGACTCGCTCAGCTCGCTTCGCAG ACGGGCCAGCGAGAAGGAGCAGGAAGACGCGCCCGGCCAATCGCAGACGAGTTTTCCCCTCAGCCTGACGGGCAACCGGACGCCAGGCCGTGCCGGCGAGCAAGACGAGACGCCTTCCGTGAGCTTCAGAAGTCGCGTCGGGTCTGAGAAAAGCCTCAACGCGCAGGCGCACGTGTCCGCGGACGTCACACTG GCGGCGGAGCGCGACTGGGAGGAGAAGCGCGCCAGCTTGACGCAGTTCAGCGCGCAGGACATCAACCGCCTGCTGGAGGCGACGCAGGCCGAGCTCCTGAAGGCGCTCCCGGACCTGGACTTCGCCGCCAAGACCGCCGCCAAACCCGCCGTGCCCCCCAAGCCCCTCGTGGGCGTCGCAGGCGGGCCGACGGCGGGCAAAGTGCAGCTGGCGGCGCAGAAGCTCAACAGCGTGGAGGGGGCGGCATCCCAGCGAGGATCAG CGGACGTGGGCGTGGCCAGGTGCCGCGCGGAGAAGGCGTCCAAgtctccgccgccgccgccgccgcctcgccGGACCTTCCCGTCGGCGCTCGCCGCCGCCGTCAACAACAAGAGCACCGAA TTGTCCGCGCCGCGTCGACAGATGGAGGACGTCCAACCGCCCGAAGCTCCGGTCAAGCTGAGGCGGCGGACGCCGTACGACGCGCCCCGCCCCGCCTCCACGCCGCCTACGGCGGCGTCGTCGGGCCTtcgggacgacgacgacggcggcaTCGAGAAGGAG ACGGTCGGCGGTTCGCCGGCGTCCGTCAGAGGTCCGACGGTGGCGGCGCGCCTCAAACATCTGGAACAAGGAGGACGCAAATCCAAAGAGGAAGTCAAAGCGTTCCCGGGGAGCCAGCAGCAGGTCTTCCACTTCTAG
- the LOC133417618 gene encoding SRC kinase signaling inhibitor 1-like isoform X6 translates to MLPPQGESAPTRSGPRARSRKEKESDDLRQRCRVPPGLPPAGRRRGVDVAVAVAGPAAQVGGGRQPGGPERRPPGRRGLRRRDARQYRGLVAWGRRSRTTESDAAPQPDAERPSFLLVSRASGRHGGPRRPRRLQPRRPTAPESPARPILRQPGQAAHARRALPAAGRGDSPRAPDSRAGQPGHLAGAHRAHVPAEAHHGDPQVSQHGAADQRREPQRLLRAGGPARRWRPLRGQNLLQGARRLRDVPGTPRLAPAGQRRPQGGDSPRSRGLTSEQLCLMAAVAGGDGDGVRGEETETRERMEVMEKQIASLTGLLQRVLSRAPEDHSPDKTESASDGSGTDPGRPKKKKAVSPSGPLALMPPPSDAGRPPNVSRAQMQRHLLGLQQSTKVLRTQLSQLRNMQLSNQDCVVALLRRTEAELSVLMLDAARTHEDPLQRQRLLVEEERRKYLTQEETLAHKLQDLERWVENLQESSNVQPRSPVSQGDLRQKTQELKTLADTLDCLKSQFPGLQSKMRVVLRVEVEAVKFLKEEPHRLDALLRRCNSIRDSLSSLRRRASEKEQEDAPGQSQTSFPLSLTGNRTPGRAGEQDETPSVSFRSRVGSEKSLNAQAHVSADVTLAAERDWEEKRASLTQFSAQDINRLLEATQAELLKALPDLDFAAKTAAKPAVPPKPLVGVAGGPTAGKVQLAAQKLNSVEGAASQRGSADVGVARCRAEKASKSPPPPPPPRRTFPSALAAAVNNKSTELSAPRRQMEDVQPPEAPVKLRRRTPYDAPRPASTPPTAASSGLRDDDDGGIEKETVGGSPASVRGPTVAARLKHLEQGGRKSKEEVKAFPGSQQQVFHF, encoded by the exons ATGCTGCCGCCGCAAGGAGAAAGCGCCCCGACCCGCTCCGGACCGCGCGCCAG GTCAAGAAAAGAGAAGGAATCCGATGATCTCCGCCAGCGATGCCGAGTTCCCCCGGGACTACCGCCCGCTGGGCGGCGGCGGGGCGTCGAcgtcgccgtcgccgtcgccgGACCGGCGGCGCAAGTCGGCGGCGGCCGGCAGCCCGGAGGCCCCGAACGGCGCCCGCCGGGCCGACGTGGTCTTCGCCGACGAGATGCGCGGCAGTACCGGGGGCTCGTCGCTTGGGGGCGCCGCTCGAGGACGACAG AGTCGGACGCCGCGCCCCAGCCCGACGCGGAACGGCCGAGTTTCCTTCTCGTCTCGCGAGCGTCCGGGCGTCACGGCGGACCGCGACGTCCCCGGCGGCTTCAGCCGCGCCGACCGACTGCGCCGGAGTCTCCCGCTCGCCCGATCCTCCGCCAACCCGGCCAAGCTGCACACGCCAG GCGTGCTCTTCCTGCAGCTGGGCGAGGAGACTCGCCGCGTGCACCTGACTCACGAGCTGGGCAGCCTGGACACCTTGCGGGCGCTCATCGTGCACATGTTCCCGCAGAGGCTCACCATGGCGACCCTCAG GTCTCCCAGCACGGCGCTGCTGATCAAAGACGAGAGCCGCAACGTCTTCTACGAGCTGGAGGACCCGCGCGACGTTGGCGACCGCTGCGTGGTCAAAATCTACTGCAAGGAGCCCGCCGTCTGCGGGACGTACCCGGGACACCGCGACTCGCGCCTGCTGGCCAACGGCGACCTCAGG GCGGCGACAGCCCGAGAAGTCGCGGGCTGACCTCGGAGCAGCTGTGCCTGATGGCGGCGGTGGCAGGAGGGGACGGCGACGGGGTCAGAGGAGAGGAGACAGAAACCAG GGAGCGCATGGAGGTGATGGAGAAGCAGATCGCCAGCCTGACCGGCCTCCTGCAGCGAGTTCTCAGCAGAGCGCCTGAAGACCACAGCCC GGACAAAACGGAGTCAGCCAGCGATGGCTCGGGGACCGACC CTGGacgtcctaaaaaaaaaaaag CCGTGTCGCCGTCGGGCCCCCTGGCGCTGATGCCGCCGCCCTCTGACGCCGGCCGGCCGCCGAACGTGTCCCGCGCGCAGATGCAGCGCCACCTGCTGGGCCTGCAGCAGAGCACCAAGGTGCTGCGTACGCAACTGTCGCAGCTGCGCAACATGCAG CTGTCCAATCAGGATTGCGTGGTGGCGCTGCTGAGGCGGACGGAGGCGGAGCTGAGCGTGCTGATGCTGGACGCTGCGCGCACTCATGAGGATCCTCTGCAGAGACAGCGCCTCCTGGTGGAGGAGGAGCGCCGCAAGTATCTCACCCAGGAGGAGACGCTCGCGCACAAGCTGCA AGACCTGGAGCGCTGGGTAGAGAATCTGCAGGAGTCGTCGAACGTGCAGCCGAGATCGCCGGTGAGCCAGGGGGACCTGCGGCAGAAGACGCAAGAACTCAAAACGCTGGCGGACACGCTGGACTGCCTCAAGA GCCAGTTCCCGGGCCTGCAGAGCAAGATGCGCGTGGTGTTGCGCGTGGAGGTGGAGGCGGTCAAGTTCCTGAAGGAGGAGCCTCACCGTCTGGACGCGCTGCTGCGACGCTGCAACAGCATCCGAGACTCGCTCAGCTCGCTTCGCAG ACGGGCCAGCGAGAAGGAGCAGGAAGACGCGCCCGGCCAATCGCAGACGAGTTTTCCCCTCAGCCTGACGGGCAACCGGACGCCAGGCCGTGCCGGCGAGCAAGACGAGACGCCTTCCGTGAGCTTCAGAAGTCGCGTCGGGTCTGAGAAAAGCCTCAACGCGCAGGCGCACGTGTCCGCGGACGTCACACTG GCGGCGGAGCGCGACTGGGAGGAGAAGCGCGCCAGCTTGACGCAGTTCAGCGCGCAGGACATCAACCGCCTGCTGGAGGCGACGCAGGCCGAGCTCCTGAAGGCGCTCCCGGACCTGGACTTCGCCGCCAAGACCGCCGCCAAACCCGCCGTGCCCCCCAAGCCCCTCGTGGGCGTCGCAGGCGGGCCGACGGCGGGCAAAGTGCAGCTGGCGGCGCAGAAGCTCAACAGCGTGGAGGGGGCGGCATCCCAGCGAGGATCAG CGGACGTGGGCGTGGCCAGGTGCCGCGCGGAGAAGGCGTCCAAgtctccgccgccgccgccgccgcctcgccGGACCTTCCCGTCGGCGCTCGCCGCCGCCGTCAACAACAAGAGCACCGAA TTGTCCGCGCCGCGTCGACAGATGGAGGACGTCCAACCGCCCGAAGCTCCGGTCAAGCTGAGGCGGCGGACGCCGTACGACGCGCCCCGCCCCGCCTCCACGCCGCCTACGGCGGCGTCGTCGGGCCTtcgggacgacgacgacggcggcaTCGAGAAGGAG ACGGTCGGCGGTTCGCCGGCGTCCGTCAGAGGTCCGACGGTGGCGGCGCGCCTCAAACATCTGGAACAAGGAGGACGCAAATCCAAAGAGGAAGTCAAAGCGTTCCCGGGGAGCCAGCAGCAGGTCTTCCACTTCTAG
- the LOC133417618 gene encoding SRC kinase signaling inhibitor 1-like isoform X4, producing the protein MGNSSFPGQEKRRNPMISASDAEFPRDYRPLGGGGASTSPSPSPDRRRKSAAAGSPEAPNGARRADVVFADEMRGSTGGSSLGGAARGRQSRTPRPSPTRNGRVSFSSRERPGVTADRDVPGGFSRADRLRRSLPLARSSANPAKLHTPGVLFLQLGEETRRVHLTHELGSLDTLRALIVHMFPQRLTMATLRSPSTALLIKDESRNVFYELEDPRDVGDRCVVKIYCKEPAVCGTYPGHRDSRLLANGDLRREMVYAPQDSPPGQRLGAPATPPPHSSSPPQGSPSRTRFLFGGGGVRPSSYAGAATRRRAASPAFAASSGAILERRDVKPDEEAGGARGVMLLRADERGGGGVYADPYSLSLDARVGLAGAPRSPLPGRADPYGSLYRRGPGGAAVCSLMEGGGLYRAGGALYDDTYAASVLAVGLRVPPLSSPQNIPDTRDAYAGTLPSRGSPARGERRRDSLVSSAGGDSPRSRGLTSEQLCLMAAVAGGDGDGVRGEETETRERMEVMEKQIASLTGLLQRVLSRAPEDHSPDKTESASDGSGTDPGRPKKKKAVSPSGPLALMPPPSDAGRPPNVSRAQMQRHLLGLQQSTKVLRTQLSQLRNMQLSNQDCVVALLRRTEAELSVLMLDAARTHEDPLQRQRLLVEEERRKYLTQEETLAHKLQDLERWVENLQESSNVQPRSPVSQGDLRQKTQELKTLADTLDCLKSQFPGLQSKMRVVLRVEVEAVKFLKEEPHRLDALLRRCNSIRDSLSSLRRRASEKEQEDAPGQSQTSFPLSLTGNRTPGRAGEQDETPSVSFRSRVGSEKSLNAQAHVSADVTLAAERDWEEKRASLTQFSAQDINRLLEATQAELLKALPDLDFAAKTAAKPAVPPKPLVGVAGGPTAGKVQLAAQKLNSVEGAASQRGSADVGVARCRAEKASKSPPPPPPPRRTFPSALAAAVNNKSTELSAPRRQMEDVQPPEAPVKLRRRTPYDAPRPASTPPTAASSGLRDDDDGGIEKETVGGSPASVRGPTVAARLKHLEQGGRKSKEEVKAFPGSQQQVFHF; encoded by the exons ATGGGCAACTCGTCCTTCCCAG GTCAAGAAAAGAGAAGGAATCCGATGATCTCCGCCAGCGATGCCGAGTTCCCCCGGGACTACCGCCCGCTGGGCGGCGGCGGGGCGTCGAcgtcgccgtcgccgtcgccgGACCGGCGGCGCAAGTCGGCGGCGGCCGGCAGCCCGGAGGCCCCGAACGGCGCCCGCCGGGCCGACGTGGTCTTCGCCGACGAGATGCGCGGCAGTACCGGGGGCTCGTCGCTTGGGGGCGCCGCTCGAGGACGACAG AGTCGGACGCCGCGCCCCAGCCCGACGCGGAACGGCCGAGTTTCCTTCTCGTCTCGCGAGCGTCCGGGCGTCACGGCGGACCGCGACGTCCCCGGCGGCTTCAGCCGCGCCGACCGACTGCGCCGGAGTCTCCCGCTCGCCCGATCCTCCGCCAACCCGGCCAAGCTGCACACGCCAG GCGTGCTCTTCCTGCAGCTGGGCGAGGAGACTCGCCGCGTGCACCTGACTCACGAGCTGGGCAGCCTGGACACCTTGCGGGCGCTCATCGTGCACATGTTCCCGCAGAGGCTCACCATGGCGACCCTCAG GTCTCCCAGCACGGCGCTGCTGATCAAAGACGAGAGCCGCAACGTCTTCTACGAGCTGGAGGACCCGCGCGACGTTGGCGACCGCTGCGTGGTCAAAATCTACTGCAAGGAGCCCGCCGTCTGCGGGACGTACCCGGGACACCGCGACTCGCGCCTGCTGGCCAACGGCGACCTCAGG CGCGAGATGGTGTACGCCCCCCAGGACTCACCCCCCGGCCAGCGCCTGGGCGCGCCGGCCACGCCCCCGCCGCATTCGTCCTCGCCGCCTCAAGGCTCGCCGTCGAGAACGCGCTTCCTCTTCGGCGGGGGCGGCGTCCGTCCCTCCTCGTACGCCGGCGCGGCGACGCGGCGGCGCGCCGCGTCGCCGGCCTTCGCCGCCTCCTCCGGCGCCATCTTGGAACGTCGCGACGTGAAGCCGGACGAGGAGGCGGGCGGCGCCCGCGGCGTGATGCTGCTGCGGGCCGACGAGCGTGGGGGGGGCGGCGTCTACGCCGACCCCTACTCTCTGAGCCTGGACGCCCGCGTGGGGCTCGCCGGGGCGCCGCGCTCGCCGCTCCCCGGGCGCGCCGACCCGTACGGCTCGTTGTACCGGCGTGGACCGGGCGGGGCGGCGGTGTGTTCCCTGATGGAGGGCGGCGGCCTCTACCGAGCGGGCGGCGCCCTTTACGACGACACCTACGCGGCGTCCGTGTTGGCCGTGGGTCTGCGCGTGCCGCCGCTTTCCTCGCCACAGAATATTCCCGACACGCGCGACGCCTACGCCGGCACGCTGCCGTCCCGCGGCTCACCCGCCAGAGGGGAGCGACGCCGCGACTCGCTCGTGTCGTCCGCAGGCGGCGACAGCCCGAGAAGTCGCGGGCTGACCTCGGAGCAGCTGTGCCTGATGGCGGCGGTGGCAGGAGGGGACGGCGACGGGGTCAGAGGAGAGGAGACAGAAACCAG GGAGCGCATGGAGGTGATGGAGAAGCAGATCGCCAGCCTGACCGGCCTCCTGCAGCGAGTTCTCAGCAGAGCGCCTGAAGACCACAGCCC GGACAAAACGGAGTCAGCCAGCGATGGCTCGGGGACCGACC CTGGacgtcctaaaaaaaaaaaag CCGTGTCGCCGTCGGGCCCCCTGGCGCTGATGCCGCCGCCCTCTGACGCCGGCCGGCCGCCGAACGTGTCCCGCGCGCAGATGCAGCGCCACCTGCTGGGCCTGCAGCAGAGCACCAAGGTGCTGCGTACGCAACTGTCGCAGCTGCGCAACATGCAG CTGTCCAATCAGGATTGCGTGGTGGCGCTGCTGAGGCGGACGGAGGCGGAGCTGAGCGTGCTGATGCTGGACGCTGCGCGCACTCATGAGGATCCTCTGCAGAGACAGCGCCTCCTGGTGGAGGAGGAGCGCCGCAAGTATCTCACCCAGGAGGAGACGCTCGCGCACAAGCTGCA AGACCTGGAGCGCTGGGTAGAGAATCTGCAGGAGTCGTCGAACGTGCAGCCGAGATCGCCGGTGAGCCAGGGGGACCTGCGGCAGAAGACGCAAGAACTCAAAACGCTGGCGGACACGCTGGACTGCCTCAAGA GCCAGTTCCCGGGCCTGCAGAGCAAGATGCGCGTGGTGTTGCGCGTGGAGGTGGAGGCGGTCAAGTTCCTGAAGGAGGAGCCTCACCGTCTGGACGCGCTGCTGCGACGCTGCAACAGCATCCGAGACTCGCTCAGCTCGCTTCGCAG ACGGGCCAGCGAGAAGGAGCAGGAAGACGCGCCCGGCCAATCGCAGACGAGTTTTCCCCTCAGCCTGACGGGCAACCGGACGCCAGGCCGTGCCGGCGAGCAAGACGAGACGCCTTCCGTGAGCTTCAGAAGTCGCGTCGGGTCTGAGAAAAGCCTCAACGCGCAGGCGCACGTGTCCGCGGACGTCACACTG GCGGCGGAGCGCGACTGGGAGGAGAAGCGCGCCAGCTTGACGCAGTTCAGCGCGCAGGACATCAACCGCCTGCTGGAGGCGACGCAGGCCGAGCTCCTGAAGGCGCTCCCGGACCTGGACTTCGCCGCCAAGACCGCCGCCAAACCCGCCGTGCCCCCCAAGCCCCTCGTGGGCGTCGCAGGCGGGCCGACGGCGGGCAAAGTGCAGCTGGCGGCGCAGAAGCTCAACAGCGTGGAGGGGGCGGCATCCCAGCGAGGATCAG CGGACGTGGGCGTGGCCAGGTGCCGCGCGGAGAAGGCGTCCAAgtctccgccgccgccgccgccgcctcgccGGACCTTCCCGTCGGCGCTCGCCGCCGCCGTCAACAACAAGAGCACCGAA TTGTCCGCGCCGCGTCGACAGATGGAGGACGTCCAACCGCCCGAAGCTCCGGTCAAGCTGAGGCGGCGGACGCCGTACGACGCGCCCCGCCCCGCCTCCACGCCGCCTACGGCGGCGTCGTCGGGCCTtcgggacgacgacgacggcggcaTCGAGAAGGAG ACGGTCGGCGGTTCGCCGGCGTCCGTCAGAGGTCCGACGGTGGCGGCGCGCCTCAAACATCTGGAACAAGGAGGACGCAAATCCAAAGAGGAAGTCAAAGCGTTCCCGGGGAGCCAGCAGCAGGTCTTCCACTTCTAG